In Flagellatimonas centrodinii, a single window of DNA contains:
- a CDS encoding outer membrane lipoprotein-sorting protein translates to MMPWRIAFIGLALSTGAAAAAPLSERMQCIRDNLPDRWVARMSVQAVDVGGGETTHTLVYADRRQPAARTVETSVQFLAPESLRGVAHLYRQRGDDRQQYSYLPVIGKVREVTGAAVPAAVLEGVPGLADLEALWRWPERAAISLGSPGQADGHAVQAVRANRRVGEGDAAGFERFEGQLDLRTCLITEARLYAVDGTLRQSMRVDRRSLQAFGPRWLPRRIELLRTADGGRAVVTLDAIRIDPPFPDASFDPRRFHQAPLAVMLTPR, encoded by the coding sequence ATGATGCCCTGGCGTATCGCCTTCATCGGGCTGGCCCTGTCGACCGGAGCCGCCGCAGCGGCGCCGCTGTCCGAACGGATGCAGTGCATTCGCGACAATTTGCCGGACCGTTGGGTGGCGCGCATGTCGGTGCAGGCCGTCGATGTGGGCGGCGGTGAGACCACGCATACCCTGGTCTACGCCGACCGGCGCCAGCCGGCGGCGCGAACGGTGGAGACCAGCGTGCAATTTCTCGCCCCCGAATCCCTGCGGGGGGTTGCGCATCTGTATCGGCAACGCGGAGACGACCGTCAGCAGTACAGCTACCTGCCGGTGATCGGCAAGGTGCGCGAAGTGACCGGGGCGGCGGTGCCGGCAGCAGTGCTGGAGGGGGTGCCGGGTCTGGCAGATCTCGAAGCGCTCTGGCGCTGGCCAGAGCGGGCGGCGATCAGTCTCGGCTCACCGGGGCAGGCTGATGGGCACGCGGTGCAGGCCGTGCGTGCCAACCGTCGGGTCGGCGAGGGTGATGCGGCCGGCTTCGAACGCTTCGAGGGGCAACTCGATCTGCGAACCTGCCTGATCACCGAGGCGCGGCTCTATGCCGTGGATGGCACCTTGCGGCAGTCGATGCGGGTGGATCGGCGTAGCCTGCAGGCCTTCGGTCCGCGCTGGTTGCCGCGGCGTATCGAACTGCTGCGCACGGCGGATGGCGGGCGTGCCGTGGTCACCCTCGATGCCATTCGGATCGACCCGCCCTTTCCCGATGCCAGCTTTGATCCCCGACGATTCCACCAGGCACCCCTGGCAGTCATGCTGACACCCCGATAA